A single genomic interval of Bradyrhizobium sp. AZCC 1693 harbors:
- a CDS encoding RsmB/NOP family class I SAM-dependent RNA methyltransferase, with protein sequence MPPSRFAVPAEVPGLAARRIAADILDGVLHKHRTLDDQLDGAGAHPGLKTLADRDRALMRRLVATILRRLGTLGHLLSRLLDRGIPTDAPRAQSALLIGAAQILWMDVPDHAAVDLSVRLVQSDRRAAKYAGLVNAVLRRCAREGQPLIDEVKSQNLDIPPWLLARWIGAYGETTARQMALAIGHEPSLDITVKSDPTQWASRLHGETLPTGTVRTLLQGSVTMLPGFTEGQWWVQDAAAALPARLFGDVAGKTIVDLCAAPGGKTAQLAQAGARVTAVDRSPARMARLRDNLARLSLQADDVVTDAAEWSGGGNGGFDGVLVDAPCTSTGTIRRHPDVAWLRQEADIAALTALQKRLLQRAVALLKPGGTLVYCTCSLEPEEGEQAIASLLAAESGMSRAPVEASEVAGLSEIVTANGDLRTLPCHLPHTDPRLGGLDGFYAARLVKS encoded by the coding sequence ATGCCACCTTCCAGATTCGCAGTACCTGCCGAAGTGCCCGGTCTCGCGGCACGCCGGATCGCGGCTGACATACTCGACGGCGTACTGCACAAGCACCGCACCCTCGACGACCAGCTTGACGGCGCCGGCGCGCATCCCGGGCTGAAGACGCTAGCCGATCGCGACCGCGCCCTGATGCGGCGGCTGGTGGCGACGATTCTGCGGCGGCTCGGCACGCTCGGTCATTTGCTGTCGCGCCTGCTCGATCGCGGTATCCCGACGGATGCGCCGCGCGCGCAAAGCGCGCTGCTGATCGGCGCCGCGCAGATTCTCTGGATGGACGTCCCCGATCACGCCGCCGTCGATCTCTCGGTGCGGCTGGTGCAATCGGACCGACGCGCCGCGAAATATGCCGGCCTCGTCAACGCGGTGCTGCGCCGCTGTGCCCGCGAGGGGCAGCCGCTGATCGACGAAGTCAAATCGCAGAACCTGGATATTCCGCCATGGCTGCTGGCGCGCTGGATCGGCGCGTATGGCGAGACCACCGCGCGGCAGATGGCGCTCGCCATCGGCCACGAACCATCGCTCGACATCACCGTGAAATCAGACCCGACACAATGGGCAAGCCGTCTGCACGGTGAAACGTTGCCGACCGGCACCGTGCGCACCTTGCTGCAGGGTTCGGTGACCATGCTGCCCGGCTTCACCGAGGGCCAGTGGTGGGTGCAGGACGCTGCCGCTGCGCTGCCGGCGCGGTTGTTCGGCGACGTCGCCGGCAAGACCATTGTCGATCTCTGCGCCGCGCCCGGCGGCAAAACCGCGCAACTGGCGCAAGCCGGCGCGCGCGTCACCGCGGTCGACCGCTCGCCGGCGCGCATGGCGCGGCTGCGTGACAATCTGGCGCGGCTTTCGCTGCAGGCCGACGACGTCGTGACCGATGCCGCCGAGTGGTCCGGTGGCGGCAATGGCGGCTTTGACGGCGTGCTGGTGGACGCGCCCTGCACCTCCACCGGCACCATAAGGCGTCACCCCGACGTGGCCTGGCTGCGTCAGGAAGCCGACATTGCCGCATTGACGGCGTTGCAGAAGCGATTGCTGCAACGGGCGGTCGCGCTGCTCAAACCGGGCGGAACGCTGGTCTATTGCACCTGTTCGCTGGAGCCGGAGGAAGGTGAGCAGGCCATAGCATCCCTGTTGGCCGCCGAATCCGGCATGAGCCGTGCCCCGGTGGAAGCAAGCGAGGTCGCGGGCTTAAGCGAAATCGTGACCGCAAACGGCGATTTGCGGACCCTGCCCTGCCATTTGCCCCATACTGACCCCCGGCTCGGCGGGTTGGATGGATTTTACGCGGCTCGTCTGGTTAAATCCTGA
- the purH gene encoding bifunctional phosphoribosylaminoimidazolecarboxamide formyltransferase/IMP cyclohydrolase, with amino-acid sequence MTDHPRRITRALLSVSDKTGLIEFAKALAGHGVELVSTGGTAKAIAAAGLPVKDVSDLTGFPEMMDGRVKTLHPRVHGGLLAIRDNKEHADAMKAHGIAPIDLLVVNLYPFEETVDKGAGYEDCIENIDIGGPAMIRAAAKNHDDVAVVVEAQDYQAVLDELAANKGATTLSLRRRLAAKAYARTAAYDAAISNWFALQLKNDAPDFRAFGGRLIQSLRYGENPHQTAAFYRTPDKRPGVATARQMQGKELSYNNINDTDAAYECIGEFDPKRTAACVIVKHANPCGVAEGPDLVTAYRRALACDSTSAYGGIIAVNRTLDAEAARAIIGIFTEVIIAPDATEEAISIIGGRKNLRLLLAGGLPDPRAAGLTAKTVAGGLLVQSRDNAVVEDMDIKVATRRAPTDAELRDLKFAFRVAKHVKSNTIIYAKDLATVGIGAGQMSRVDSARIAARKALDAAAELNLAEPLTKGSVVASDAFFPFADGMLACIEAGATAVIQPGGSMRDDEVIKAADDHGITMVFTGVRHFRH; translated from the coding sequence ATGACCGACCATCCGCGCCGTATAACCCGCGCCCTGTTGTCCGTTTCCGACAAGACCGGCCTGATCGAATTTGCCAAGGCGCTGGCCGGACATGGCGTCGAGCTCGTCTCCACGGGGGGCACCGCGAAGGCGATCGCGGCGGCCGGGCTACCGGTCAAGGACGTCTCGGACCTGACGGGCTTTCCCGAAATGATGGACGGCCGGGTCAAGACGCTGCACCCCAGGGTGCATGGCGGCCTGCTTGCGATCCGCGACAACAAGGAGCATGCCGACGCGATGAAGGCGCATGGCATCGCGCCGATCGATCTGCTCGTGGTCAACCTCTACCCGTTCGAGGAGACCGTCGACAAAGGCGCGGGCTACGAAGACTGCATCGAGAACATCGACATCGGTGGTCCCGCGATGATCCGCGCAGCTGCGAAGAACCACGACGATGTCGCTGTCGTCGTCGAGGCGCAGGACTATCAGGCCGTGCTCGACGAACTCGCCGCCAACAAGGGTGCAACGACGCTGTCGCTGCGCCGGCGCCTTGCCGCAAAAGCCTATGCGCGCACCGCCGCCTATGACGCCGCGATCTCGAACTGGTTCGCGCTTCAGCTCAAGAACGACGCGCCGGATTTCCGCGCCTTCGGCGGCCGCTTAATCCAGTCCTTGCGCTATGGCGAGAACCCGCACCAGACGGCCGCGTTCTATCGCACGCCCGACAAGCGGCCCGGCGTCGCCACCGCGCGGCAAATGCAGGGCAAGGAACTGTCCTACAACAACATCAACGATACCGACGCGGCCTATGAGTGCATCGGCGAATTTGATCCGAAGCGCACAGCGGCATGCGTCATCGTAAAGCATGCGAACCCCTGCGGCGTTGCGGAGGGACCTGATCTCGTCACCGCCTATCGCCGCGCGCTCGCCTGCGACTCGACCTCCGCCTATGGCGGAATCATCGCAGTCAACCGCACGCTCGATGCGGAAGCCGCGCGCGCCATCATCGGCATCTTCACCGAAGTGATCATCGCGCCCGACGCCACCGAAGAAGCAATTTCGATAATCGGCGGCAGGAAGAATTTGCGGCTGCTGCTCGCGGGCGGCCTGCCTGATCCGCGCGCGGCCGGCCTGACCGCCAAGACGGTTGCCGGTGGCCTGCTGGTGCAGAGCCGCGACAATGCCGTCGTTGAGGACATGGATATCAAGGTTGCGACCCGGCGCGCGCCGACGGACGCCGAACTGCGCGATCTCAAATTCGCTTTCCGTGTCGCCAAGCACGTCAAGTCGAACACGATTATTTACGCCAAGGATCTCGCCACCGTCGGCATCGGCGCCGGCCAGATGAGCCGGGTCGATTCCGCACGCATCGCCGCCCGCAAGGCGCTCGATGCCGCGGCTGAACTGAATCTCGCCGAACCCCTGACCAAGGGCTCCGTCGTCGCTTCCGACGCTTTCTTCCCCTTCGCCGACGGCATGCTGGCGTGCATCGAAGCCGGTGCCACCGCCGTGATCCAGCCGGGCGGCTCGATGCGTGATGATGAAGTCATCAAGGCCGCCGACGACCACGGCATCACCATGGTGTTCACCGGCGTGCGCCACTTCAGGCATTGA
- a CDS encoding SDR family oxidoreductase has product MTSLKGKTLFVSGASRGIGLAIALRAAGDGANVAIAAKTAEPHPKLKGTIYTAAEEIRAAGGKALPVLCDIRDEAQVIAAIEQTVAEFGGIDICVNNASAISLTNSQGTDMKRFDLMMGINTRGTFMVSKYCIPHLKKAANPHILMLSPPLDMKTKWFEHSTAYTMAKFGMSMCVLGLSGELKSAGVAVNALWPRTTIATAAVGNLLGGDAMMRASRTPEIMGDAAHAILTRPSREFTGQFCIDDKVLYASGVRDFEHYRVDRSVPLMSDFFVPDDDVPPPGVTVQALPSVGAAQASH; this is encoded by the coding sequence ATGACATCCCTCAAAGGCAAGACGCTGTTCGTATCCGGCGCCAGCCGCGGCATCGGCCTGGCCATCGCATTACGTGCCGCGGGTGACGGCGCCAATGTCGCGATTGCGGCGAAGACCGCGGAGCCGCACCCGAAGCTCAAGGGCACCATTTACACCGCGGCGGAGGAAATTCGCGCCGCTGGCGGCAAGGCGCTGCCGGTGCTGTGCGACATCCGCGACGAGGCGCAGGTGATCGCGGCGATCGAGCAGACCGTTGCCGAATTCGGCGGCATCGACATCTGCGTCAACAACGCCAGCGCGATCAGCCTGACCAATTCGCAAGGAACCGACATGAAGCGGTTCGACCTGATGATGGGCATTAATACCCGCGGCACCTTCATGGTGTCGAAATATTGCATCCCGCATCTGAAGAAGGCGGCCAATCCGCACATCCTGATGCTGTCGCCGCCGCTCGACATGAAGACAAAATGGTTCGAGCATTCCACCGCCTACACGATGGCGAAGTTCGGCATGAGCATGTGCGTGCTGGGGCTATCAGGTGAATTGAAATCCGCGGGCGTCGCGGTCAACGCGCTGTGGCCGCGCACCACCATCGCTACCGCCGCGGTCGGCAATTTGCTCGGCGGCGACGCCATGATGCGCGCCAGCCGCACCCCCGAGATCATGGGCGATGCCGCGCACGCGATCCTGACCCGCCCGTCGCGCGAATTCACCGGGCAGTTCTGCATCGACGACAAGGTATTGTACGCCTCTGGCGTCAGGGATTTCGAGCACTACCGTGTCGACCGCTCGGTGCCGTTGATGTCGGATTTCTTCGTCCCCGACGACGACGTGCCGCCGCCCGGCGTCACCGTGCAGGCGCTGCCCTCGGTGGGTGCAGCGCAGGCATCGCACTAG
- a CDS encoding DUF2239 family protein produces the protein MVDNTRPKFTAFMGPQRLAAGPLAEVAIAVMQASHRPAAPPIIIFSDATGQPIDLDLRGTEREIIARLPQPAPPPDLETEETAAAEPRGRGRPRLGVVAREVTLLPRHWEWLGTQPGGASVALRKLVEEARRANGDADRARAATDAAYRFMAVMAGNLAGFEEASRALFADDRRRFVGLVAGWPDDIRDHVVKLAFADRAEP, from the coding sequence ATGGTTGACAATACCCGTCCCAAATTCACGGCCTTCATGGGCCCGCAACGCCTGGCGGCGGGCCCGCTCGCCGAGGTCGCGATTGCGGTGATGCAGGCTTCCCACAGGCCCGCCGCGCCGCCGATCATCATATTCAGCGACGCGACCGGCCAGCCGATCGATCTTGATCTTCGCGGCACCGAACGCGAAATCATTGCCCGCCTGCCGCAACCCGCCCCGCCTCCGGACCTCGAAACCGAAGAGACGGCGGCAGCGGAGCCGCGTGGGCGCGGACGGCCCAGGCTCGGCGTTGTCGCGCGCGAGGTGACGTTGCTGCCGCGCCATTGGGAGTGGCTCGGCACGCAGCCCGGCGGCGCATCGGTGGCGCTCCGAAAGCTGGTGGAAGAAGCGCGCCGTGCCAATGGCGATGCGGATCGCGCCCGCGCGGCAACGGATGCCGCCTATCGTTTCATGGCTGTCATGGCCGGCAATCTCGCCGGCTTCGAGGAAGCTTCGCGGGCATTGTTCGCCGATGACCGGCGGCGATTCGTCGGTCTCGTCGCGGGCTGGCCCGACGATATCCGCGACCACGTCGTCAAACTCGCCTTCGCCGATCGCGCCGAGCCATAG
- a CDS encoding 2-hydroxychromene-2-carboxylate isomerase: protein MSSNPQFLFDFGSPNAFLSHEAIPAIEKRTGAKFEYVPILLGGIFKATNNKSPAETLAGIKNKREFHALETERFLKRFGVKPYVWNPFFPVNTLNLMRAAVAAQFEGVFEKYVEAAFHHMWVEPKKMDDPEVAVEALASSGLDAAKLLARSQDTDVKARLIENTQSAVERGAFGSPTFFVGKEMFFGKEQLREVEEMVLGK, encoded by the coding sequence GTGAGTTCAAATCCACAGTTCCTGTTCGATTTCGGCAGCCCCAACGCCTTCCTCAGCCACGAAGCTATACCGGCGATCGAAAAGCGCACCGGGGCGAAGTTCGAATATGTGCCGATCCTGCTCGGCGGCATCTTCAAGGCCACCAACAACAAGTCGCCCGCCGAAACGCTCGCCGGCATCAAGAACAAGCGCGAATTCCACGCGCTGGAGACCGAACGCTTCCTGAAGCGGTTTGGAGTCAAGCCCTATGTCTGGAATCCGTTTTTTCCGGTCAACACGCTGAACTTGATGCGTGCGGCGGTAGCGGCTCAGTTCGAAGGCGTGTTTGAGAAATATGTCGAGGCCGCCTTCCATCACATGTGGGTCGAGCCGAAAAAAATGGATGACCCCGAAGTCGCGGTCGAAGCGCTGGCCTCGTCCGGCCTCGATGCAGCAAAACTGCTGGCGCGCTCGCAGGACACCGATGTCAAGGCGAGGCTGATCGAGAACACCCAGTCCGCCGTCGAGCGCGGTGCGTTCGGCTCGCCGACATTTTTCGTCGGCAAGGAAATGTTTTTCGGCAAGGAGCAGCTTCGCGAAGTCGAGGAAATGGTCTTGGGGAAATAG
- a CDS encoding heparinase II/III family protein — MSRSARTVIARATGATVAVSRLWPGRADRLIIAPHDLRTADATRAAEIYAGRFVFAGKIVTCHGRSIFDLEPPSEDWEVALLGFGWLRHLRAADTALTRANARSLVDDWISNPARKRPLERRADVLARRVISLLSQAPLVLGDTDGKFYRKYLRGLTREIRYLRYAMLDIADGVSRLQVLIALCYASLCLANQARHIRSATRRLSDELQRQILPDGGHISRNPGALVELLSDLLPLRQTFAARNIAPPPALLNAIDRMMPMLRFFRHGDGSFALFNGMSNAPSDLVATLLAYDDTHGVPMSNMPHTGFQRLDAGTTTVIMDAGPPPPPNVSQEAHAGCLSFELSSGASRIVINCGMPSTGRDNWRTFARSTAAHSTLTYHDTSSCQFIELSAMKRLLQGAPVVSGPANVESYREAVVDGDLLTTSHDGYLAKFGVVHRRVLMISQDGGRLDGEDTIAPAPGARIKGDQTDFALRFHLHPAVKASRLSDARGVMLVLPNRDVWTFEALDDKVDLEDSVFLAGNDGPRRTAQIVIRQDSRHASSVRWSFVRSTTTAAGTTARRNARREPELPL; from the coding sequence ATGAGCCGCTCGGCGCGGACCGTGATCGCGCGTGCGACCGGCGCTACGGTGGCGGTGTCGCGCTTGTGGCCCGGCCGCGCCGACCGGCTGATCATCGCACCGCATGACCTGCGCACCGCCGACGCCACCCGCGCCGCCGAGATCTATGCCGGCCGTTTCGTGTTCGCCGGCAAGATCGTGACCTGCCATGGCCGCTCGATCTTCGATCTCGAACCGCCGTCGGAAGATTGGGAAGTCGCCCTGCTCGGCTTCGGCTGGCTGCGGCATCTTCGCGCCGCCGACACCGCGCTGACCCGCGCCAATGCCCGCTCGCTGGTCGACGACTGGATCTCGAATCCGGCGCGCAAGCGGCCGCTCGAACGCCGCGCCGACGTGCTGGCGCGCCGCGTGATCTCGCTGTTGTCGCAGGCGCCGCTGGTGCTCGGCGACACCGACGGAAAATTCTATCGCAAATATCTGCGCGGGCTGACCCGCGAGATTCGCTATTTGCGCTACGCGATGCTCGACATCGCCGACGGCGTGTCGCGGCTGCAGGTCCTGATCGCGCTTTGCTACGCTTCGCTGTGCCTTGCCAATCAGGCGCGTCACATCCGTTCCGCCACGCGACGGCTTTCCGACGAATTGCAGCGGCAGATCCTGCCCGACGGCGGGCACATCTCGCGCAATCCCGGCGCGCTGGTCGAGCTGCTCAGCGACCTGCTGCCGCTGCGGCAGACCTTTGCCGCCCGCAACATCGCGCCGCCGCCGGCGCTTTTGAATGCGATCGACCGCATGATGCCGATGCTGCGCTTCTTCCGTCATGGCGACGGCAGTTTTGCGCTGTTCAACGGCATGAGCAACGCGCCCTCGGACCTGGTGGCCACCCTGCTTGCCTATGACGACACCCACGGCGTGCCGATGTCGAACATGCCGCATACCGGCTTCCAGCGCCTCGATGCCGGCACGACGACCGTCATCATGGACGCCGGGCCGCCGCCGCCGCCGAATGTCAGCCAGGAAGCGCATGCCGGTTGCCTCTCGTTCGAATTGTCTTCCGGAGCGAGCCGGATCGTCATCAATTGCGGCATGCCCTCGACCGGCCGCGACAATTGGCGCACCTTTGCGCGCAGCACCGCGGCGCATTCGACCCTGACCTATCACGACACGTCCTCGTGCCAGTTCATCGAACTGTCGGCAATGAAGCGCCTGCTGCAGGGCGCGCCCGTCGTCAGCGGCCCGGCCAACGTGGAAAGCTACCGTGAGGCGGTGGTCGATGGCGATCTCCTGACCACGTCGCATGACGGGTACCTTGCAAAATTCGGCGTCGTGCACCGCCGGGTGCTGATGATCTCCCAGGACGGCGGCAGGCTCGACGGCGAGGACACCATCGCGCCGGCGCCGGGCGCGCGCATCAAGGGCGACCAGACCGATTTTGCCCTGCGGTTTCATCTGCATCCCGCGGTGAAGGCAAGCCGCCTCAGCGACGCGCGCGGCGTCATGCTGGTATTGCCCAACCGCGACGTCTGGACCTTCGAGGCGCTCGACGACAAGGTCGACCTTGAGGACAGCGTATTTCTGGCCGGCAATGACGGCCCCCGCCGCACCGCCCAGATCGTGATCCGCCAGGATTCCCGCCACGCCTCCTCGGTCCGCTGGAGTTTTGTCCGCTCGACGACGACGGCGGCCGGCACGACCGCCCGGCGCAATGCGCGGCGCGAGCCGGAACTGCCGCTTTAA
- the ggt gene encoding gamma-glutamyltransferase, with translation MAVFSIRWRRVAATFVLAFAFGATAFAQERRSYAPPDLTTVRAIAAEHGLVVAQERLAAQVGADILRQGGNAVDAAVATGFALAVTYPRAGNIGGGGFMVIHSAGRNEDVAIDYRETAPGAITSDVFLGADGKPDTDKSRNSALGIGVPGTVAGLAVALERYGSGRFTLAQILKPAIELARDGFVVADDMADTLSDMYRRMGRWPNSAKALSRSDGTPLQEGDRLIQADLAATLSAIADQGARGFYEGPVAERLAKAVRDGGGLMTVDDLKSYQAVIRSPVRGSYRGYEIVSMPLPSSGGTVLLETLNILEGFPMPDMKQGTAPSLHVMIEAMKRAYADRARYLGDPAFVNAPVNVLVTKEYAARQRASIDLDRATPAADVLSVSPAREGANTTHYSVVDSSGNAVSNTYTLNFPYGVGLVAEGTGVLLNNELDDFTAAPGASNAFGLVGFEANLPGPGKRPLSSMSPTIVLKDGKPVLVTGTPGGSRIISAVLQVVVDVLDYNMDVAAAVAAPRVHHQWLPDEVRVERGFSDEVLAGLKAKGHKVIEPLGQTSANSIAVTPNGLLGAPDPRTRGAAAVGQ, from the coding sequence ATGGCGGTCTTTTCAATCCGGTGGCGTCGAGTAGCCGCCACATTCGTACTTGCGTTTGCCTTTGGGGCGACGGCCTTCGCGCAGGAACGCCGCTCTTACGCGCCCCCCGATCTCACTACCGTTCGCGCCATCGCGGCCGAGCATGGTTTGGTGGTGGCACAGGAGAGGCTTGCCGCGCAAGTCGGTGCCGATATCCTCCGGCAGGGCGGCAATGCGGTCGACGCCGCGGTCGCCACCGGTTTTGCGCTTGCCGTCACCTATCCGCGCGCCGGAAACATCGGCGGCGGTGGCTTCATGGTGATTCATTCGGCCGGGCGCAACGAGGATGTCGCCATCGATTATCGCGAGACCGCGCCGGGTGCGATCACGTCGGATGTTTTTCTTGGGGCCGACGGCAAGCCCGATACCGACAAGTCGCGCAATTCCGCACTTGGTATCGGCGTGCCCGGCACGGTAGCCGGGCTGGCAGTGGCGCTCGAGAGATACGGCTCCGGCCGTTTCACACTCGCGCAAATCCTCAAACCCGCCATCGAACTGGCGCGCGACGGTTTTGTGGTCGCCGACGACATGGCCGACACGCTGTCGGATATGTACCGCCGAATGGGACGCTGGCCGAATTCGGCAAAGGCGTTGTCCCGCAGCGACGGCACGCCCCTGCAGGAGGGCGACCGGTTGATTCAGGCCGACCTCGCTGCAACATTGTCGGCGATTGCCGATCAGGGGGCGCGCGGATTTTATGAGGGGCCGGTGGCCGAACGGCTGGCAAAGGCTGTCCGCGACGGCGGCGGCCTCATGACGGTGGACGATCTGAAATCCTATCAGGCTGTCATCCGCAGCCCGGTGCGCGGCAGCTACCGCGGCTACGAGATCGTATCGATGCCGCTGCCCTCCTCCGGCGGCACGGTTTTGCTGGAGACGCTGAACATTCTCGAAGGGTTTCCGATGCCGGACATGAAGCAGGGCACCGCGCCTTCGCTCCACGTCATGATCGAAGCCATGAAGCGTGCTTACGCCGACCGCGCGCGCTATCTTGGCGATCCCGCCTTCGTCAACGCACCGGTCAATGTCCTGGTCACCAAGGAATACGCCGCGCGGCAACGCGCCAGTATCGATCTCGATCGCGCGACGCCCGCCGCCGATGTGCTGTCGGTGAGTCCGGCGCGGGAGGGCGCCAACACCACGCATTATTCGGTCGTCGATTCCAGCGGCAATGCGGTCAGCAACACCTACACGCTGAACTTCCCCTACGGCGTCGGCCTGGTCGCCGAGGGCACCGGCGTGCTGCTCAACAACGAGCTCGACGATTTCACCGCAGCACCCGGCGCCTCGAACGCCTTTGGCCTGGTCGGCTTCGAAGCCAATCTGCCCGGCCCTGGAAAGCGGCCATTATCGTCGATGTCGCCGACCATTGTGCTGAAGGACGGCAAGCCGGTGCTGGTAACGGGTACACCCGGCGGCAGCCGCATCATTTCGGCGGTGCTGCAGGTCGTGGTCGACGTGCTCGACTACAACATGGATGTCGCCGCCGCCGTTGCGGCACCGCGGGTTCATCATCAATGGCTGCCCGATGAAGTGCGGGTAGAACGCGGGTTTTCCGACGAGGTGTTAGCCGGGCTGAAGGCGAAAGGCCACAAGGTGATCGAGCCGCTCGGCCAGACGTCGGCGAATTCGATCGCGGTCACGCCGAACGGCCTGCTCGGCGCACCCGACCCCCGCACAAGGGGCGCGGCGGCGGTCGGACAATGA
- a CDS encoding MFS transporter produces MTVIASEAAGAEIPREYPRRAAVISWIFFDWAAQPYFTLITTFVFAPYFAGFVAPDPAQGQALWGFATAAAGLMIALLSPVLGAIADASGRRKPWIAGFGALLVIGASLMWFGKPGDPSVIPALLLAYSIASVGVEFATVFNNAMMPTLVPPDRIGRLSGTGWATGYIGGILSLVLVLGFLAANPETGRTLFGLAPLFGLDPVSHQGDRITGPLTGIWFIIFVLPMFLLTPDYPAKRPIREALREGLNGLKRTLGELPKQRSVAAFLLANMIYTDGLVSLFAFGGIYAAGTFGWHTIQIGSFGILLAIAGTFGAWLGGKLDDKLGPKRVIAGSLLILLFALAAILLVDRDSILFVKVAPPVPGGPLFSGAAERAYLVLGCLIGAAGGPLQAASRTLLIRLAPKDRIAQYFGLFALTGKVTSFIGPLLIGAITAYTASQKAGMAMLVVFFLAGLALLTRVRE; encoded by the coding sequence ATGACGGTGATCGCTTCCGAGGCAGCCGGCGCCGAAATACCGCGGGAATATCCGCGCCGCGCCGCCGTCATCAGCTGGATCTTCTTCGATTGGGCCGCGCAGCCTTATTTCACACTGATCACCACCTTTGTATTTGCGCCCTATTTCGCGGGCTTCGTCGCGCCGGATCCGGCGCAGGGGCAGGCATTGTGGGGATTTGCCACCGCGGCCGCCGGCCTGATGATCGCGCTGCTGTCGCCGGTGCTGGGCGCGATTGCCGATGCCAGCGGACGCCGCAAGCCGTGGATCGCCGGTTTTGGCGCGTTGCTGGTGATCGGCGCCTCCTTGATGTGGTTCGGAAAGCCTGGTGACCCGAGCGTCATCCCGGCGCTGTTGCTTGCCTATTCGATCGCGAGCGTCGGCGTCGAATTCGCCACCGTCTTCAACAACGCGATGATGCCGACGCTGGTGCCGCCGGATCGAATCGGGCGATTGTCCGGCACCGGATGGGCCACCGGTTATATCGGCGGCATCCTCAGCCTCGTCCTGGTGCTCGGCTTTCTGGCCGCGAACCCCGAAACGGGGCGCACACTTTTCGGCCTGGCGCCGCTGTTCGGCCTCGACCCGGTCAGCCACCAGGGCGATCGCATTACCGGCCCGCTGACCGGCATCTGGTTCATCATCTTCGTATTGCCGATGTTTCTGCTGACGCCGGATTACCCGGCAAAGCGTCCGATCCGCGAGGCGTTGCGCGAAGGATTGAACGGGCTGAAGCGGACGCTCGGCGAATTGCCGAAGCAGAGATCGGTGGCGGCGTTCCTGCTCGCCAACATGATCTATACTGACGGGCTGGTGTCGCTGTTTGCGTTCGGGGGCATCTACGCCGCCGGCACGTTCGGCTGGCATACGATCCAGATCGGAAGTTTTGGAATTCTGCTGGCCATCGCCGGAACCTTCGGCGCGTGGCTCGGCGGCAAGCTCGACGACAAACTCGGACCCAAGCGCGTCATCGCCGGCAGCTTGCTGATCCTGCTGTTTGCGTTGGCTGCGATTTTGCTGGTCGACAGGGATTCGATTCTGTTCGTCAAGGTCGCACCGCCGGTGCCGGGCGGCCCGCTGTTCTCGGGAGCGGCCGAGCGCGCCTATCTCGTGCTCGGATGTCTGATCGGCGCGGCCGGCGGCCCGCTGCAGGCGGCGTCGCGCACGCTCCTGATACGTCTCGCGCCGAAAGATCGCATCGCGCAGTATTTTGGACTGTTCGCGCTGACCGGGAAGGTGACGTCGTTCATCGGTCCGCTCTTGATCGGCGCGATCACGGCATACACCGCGAGCCAGAAGGCCGGCATGGCGATGCTGGTCGTGTTTTTCCTTGCAGGCCTGGCGCTGCTGACGCGGGTGAGGGAGTGA
- a CDS encoding glutathione S-transferase family protein: protein MLTVHHLNNSRSQRVLWLLEELGVPYEIVRYQRQPDMRAPKELRAIHPLGKSPVITDNGNTIAESGAICEYIIGTYGDGRLIPPPNTPERLRYTYWLHYAEGSAMSPLLLKLLFTLMPKRAPALLRPLVRKVSNTALTTLVNPQLKQHMDYWEGELAKSEWFAGSEFTGADIQMSFPLEAAAARGGLEVGHPKAMAFLERIHARPAYARALEKGGPYVVGR, encoded by the coding sequence ATGCTGACGGTTCATCATCTCAACAATTCCCGCTCGCAGCGCGTGCTGTGGCTGCTCGAAGAGCTCGGTGTGCCCTATGAGATCGTCCGCTACCAGCGCCAGCCGGACATGCGTGCGCCGAAGGAGCTGCGCGCCATCCACCCGCTCGGCAAATCGCCCGTCATTACCGACAATGGCAACACCATCGCCGAGTCCGGCGCGATCTGCGAATACATCATCGGCACCTATGGCGACGGCCGCCTGATCCCGCCGCCCAATACGCCGGAGCGCCTGCGCTACACCTATTGGCTGCACTATGCCGAAGGCTCCGCGATGTCGCCGCTCTTGCTGAAGCTTCTGTTCACACTGATGCCGAAGCGCGCGCCGGCTCTGCTGCGGCCGCTGGTGCGCAAGGTCTCCAACACGGCGCTGACCACGCTCGTCAATCCGCAGCTCAAGCAGCATATGGACTACTGGGAGGGCGAGCTGGCAAAAAGCGAATGGTTCGCCGGCAGCGAATTCACCGGCGCCGACATCCAGATGAGCTTTCCGCTGGAGGCCGCCGCGGCGCGTGGCGGGCTGGAGGTAGGTCATCCCAAGGCGATGGCGTTTCTCGAACGCATTCACGCCCGCCCGGCCTATGCGCGCGCGCTGGAAAAGGGCGGGCCGTATGTGGTCGGGCGCTGA